From Methanosarcinales archaeon, one genomic window encodes:
- the glnA gene encoding type I glutamate--ammonia ligase — MSPSEEIQKKIQETNVKFIRLQFVDIQGIVKNVAIPISQIEKAVNQGISFDGSSIEGFVRIEESDMVLKPNINTFQLLPWRKNGSVARMVCDVYKPDGTPFEGDPRFVLRRAIAEAASMGFEMNTGPELEFFLFEKKDGRPTTTPHDSAGYFDFGPVDLAEDIRREIVIALEGMGFEIEASHHEVASGQHEIDFKYGDSLTTADNVVTFKYVTRTIANNMGLHATFMPKPLFGENGSGMHTNISLFKEGANAFYDPDNEYGISDTLKYFIGGVLKHIKAITAISNPTVNSYKRLVPGYEAPVYISWSGANRTSLIRIPAARGSSTRTELRSPDPSCNPYLTFAVLLMAGLEGIKNKIDPGEPANENIFEMTPEGRLERGIDYLPINLRDALDELEKDEFIKDALGPHVFKDFMRMGRAEWDAYRIQVHDWEIQRYINIM, encoded by the coding sequence AATCAAGGCATATCCTTTGACGGCTCCTCTATAGAAGGATTTGTCAGAATTGAAGAATCCGATATGGTACTAAAACCCAATATCAACACTTTCCAGTTACTTCCATGGCGTAAGAATGGCAGTGTTGCCAGAATGGTCTGTGATGTTTATAAACCGGACGGAACACCTTTCGAAGGTGACCCCAGGTTTGTGTTAAGGCGCGCCATAGCAGAAGCGGCATCCATGGGATTTGAAATGAATACCGGACCCGAACTGGAATTCTTCCTTTTCGAGAAAAAAGACGGTCGCCCCACCACCACTCCCCACGATTCAGCCGGATATTTTGACTTCGGTCCTGTGGACCTGGCTGAAGATATCAGGCGGGAAATCGTGATTGCTTTGGAAGGCATGGGATTTGAGATAGAAGCCTCCCACCATGAAGTAGCCTCAGGCCAGCATGAGATCGATTTCAAATACGGTGATTCGCTTACTACTGCCGATAATGTTGTCACATTCAAATATGTAACCAGGACCATTGCTAATAATATGGGACTGCATGCAACCTTTATGCCAAAGCCCCTGTTTGGTGAGAACGGTAGCGGTATGCATACCAACATCTCACTATTCAAGGAAGGTGCAAATGCTTTTTATGACCCTGATAATGAATACGGGATCAGCGACACATTGAAATATTTCATTGGTGGAGTACTTAAACATATCAAAGCAATCACTGCTATTTCCAATCCCACAGTCAATTCGTATAAGAGATTGGTTCCGGGTTATGAAGCCCCTGTATATATTTCATGGTCGGGTGCCAACAGGACATCACTTATCAGAATACCGGCTGCCCGTGGATCAAGTACTAGGACAGAGCTGCGCAGTCCGGATCCCTCATGCAATCCTTATTTGACCTTTGCTGTATTACTTATGGCAGGACTTGAAGGTATCAAAAATAAGATAGACCCTGGAGAGCCGGCAAATGAAAATATCTTTGAAATGACACCCGAGGGTCGCCTGGAACGGGGCATAGATTATCTTCCAATCAATCTGAGGGATGCGCTGGATGAACTGGAAAAGGATGAATTTATTAAAGATGCCCTGGGACCACATGTATTTAAGGACTTCATGAGGATGGGCAGGGCCGAATGGGATGCTTATAGGATTCAGGTACACGACTGGGAGATCCAGCGCTACATTAACATCATGTAA